One window of the Chloroflexota bacterium genome contains the following:
- a CDS encoding aspartate aminotransferase family protein, with the protein MSLVAQDIKEAIISRFARHVSSGKVEFFSRVGIDFVFGKREGVYVWDVDGQKKLIDCHCNGGVFNLGHRNPRIIAALQQALQELDIGNHHFISEHRALLAEHLAAMCPGDLKRVVFGVGGGEAIDLAIKLARGYTGRPKVISAQGGFHGHTGLALAAGDEQYRKPFEPLAPGFIQVPFGDLEALAAAIDAETAAVIFETIPATLGMVIPPEDFFAGVRELCDRYGAVMIIDEVQTGLGRCGAVWGIDTYGVVPDILVTAKGLSGGIYPMSATIYRDPLDSFLCKNPFIHISTTGGAEIGCYAALEVLNILQEPGFLEHVRQMAAFFGEGLMALKQRHPETLVEVRQRGMMMGLKWANEMCGPLMTLAGFRHGLLTIYANHDQSVSQFLPPLTITEEEARQVLEILERMVIELEKMIGTA; encoded by the coding sequence ATGTCGCTCGTTGCTCAAGATATTAAGGAAGCCATCATCAGCAGATTTGCCCGCCACGTTTCCAGTGGCAAGGTGGAGTTCTTCTCCAGGGTAGGCATTGATTTTGTCTTTGGCAAACGCGAAGGCGTTTACGTTTGGGATGTTGACGGGCAAAAGAAGCTGATTGATTGCCACTGCAATGGCGGTGTTTTCAACCTGGGACATCGCAACCCTAGGATCATCGCTGCTCTGCAGCAGGCATTGCAAGAATTGGACATCGGCAATCACCACTTTATTAGCGAGCATCGTGCCTTGCTGGCAGAGCATCTGGCGGCAATGTGTCCTGGCGACCTCAAGCGGGTGGTCTTTGGCGTAGGGGGAGGTGAAGCGATAGATCTAGCGATCAAGCTGGCGCGTGGCTATACTGGCCGGCCAAAGGTGATCTCGGCCCAAGGCGGCTTTCACGGGCATACCGGATTGGCATTGGCTGCAGGCGATGAACAATACCGCAAGCCCTTCGAGCCGTTAGCGCCAGGTTTTATCCAAGTGCCCTTTGGGGATCTGGAAGCTCTCGCAGCTGCTATAGATGCGGAAACGGCTGCGGTCATCTTCGAGACCATCCCAGCGACGCTGGGCATGGTGATCCCACCGGAGGATTTCTTCGCCGGCGTGCGCGAACTGTGCGACCGCTATGGAGCGGTGATGATCATAGACGAAGTGCAGACTGGCCTGGGCCGCTGTGGTGCGGTGTGGGGCATTGACACCTATGGTGTGGTGCCGGACATTCTCGTCACTGCCAAGGGACTTTCAGGTGGCATCTATCCTATGTCTGCTACCATCTACCGCGATCCTCTTGATTCCTTCCTATGCAAGAACCCCTTCATCCATATTTCGACCACAGGCGGTGCAGAGATAGGCTGCTATGCTGCCCTGGAAGTGCTTAACATCCTGCAAGAGCCGGGCTTCCTGGAGCATGTGCGCCAGATGGCAGCGTTCTTCGGCGAGGGCTTGATGGCCCTGAAACAGAGGCATCCAGAGACGCTGGTGGAAGTCCGTCAGCGCGGCATGATGATGGGCTTGAAATGGGCGAACGAGATGTGTGGGCCGTTGATGACTCTCGCTGGGTTCCGCCATGGCTTGTTGACCATCTATGCCAACCACGATCAATCGGTGAGCCAATTCTTGCCTCCGCTGACCATCACGGAAGAGGAAGCACGGCAAGTGCTGGAGATACTGGAGCGCATGGTTATTGAGTTGGAGAAGATGATAGGGACCGCATGA